AATCACCAGAACAGTGGTTATGGCGCAAGAGGATCTATAATCATCAAGAAACAAACAGATCGGGTATTTTATTTTATAGAACCCTTCATAAGGTATTGGAATATTGCCGATTCGGACGTTCAACCATTGACCTTTAATGGAGCCCCCACCGGACTTGGCATATACGAACCCAAAAATAACTCTACAGAAATCGGCGTAAGGTTTATGATAGGATTTTAGTTATCTCAACGACAACGCCATAAATTCTGGGGACAGTACACTTAACTATTGGCATAGGAAGCCAAAGCTTCCAGTGATTACGCATAGCAAGAATAGTAGCTCCACTGATACCGCATCATATTGTCTAAGAAACAAAAAAATGGATGGCAAGGAATAAATCCCCGCCATCCACCTTTATGTATACTGAAAGCTTATCCCACCAGCTTTCAGATTATCTGCAAGGGGGGGTCGGCGGGTGGAGAGGAGGGTAATAAAACCACCCGCCGACTTAAAACGCTTTAAAAGGCCTTATTAAGCACATCGTCTTTCGCATCGGGGAAGAGTGCAACATAGATGCCAACAATGGAAAACAGTTTTTCGGTGGGCTCGTTATTAATAATATATTAATGATTGCAGTGTATTGTGATAATAAAAAATAAATAAATAAGCTTGCCGATCGTCCATCTATAAATATTAGACTATAAATGTGTGCGTAATATGCACGCAACATTTATCTTATTTATAAAAAAAATGTTACATTATAGCTATATTTTCCTTTGTGCTTAAAACGCACGCTATGTGCATATAGCGCACAGTGACCGCTGGGAATAGGGAAGCATTGAAAAGCGTCAATAATTAAAGGTGATTAAATGCCTCTTTTTTTAGTTCCCGCAGCAGTTTGTATCGGGAAATACCCAACAGCTGAGAAGCCTTGCTCTTATTACCGCCGCTGAGCTCCATGGCTTTGGCGATGATTTTTTCTTTGACATCCTTGGTGATTCTTTCGGTCACGGCGTCGAAATCTATACCTTCGGTCGTTAAGACGGGTGAGAAATTATAAAGGGAGAATTGATCTTTTTCCTGGGTAGCGGTTGCCTTGATCTCCGCCGGCAGGTATTCCGGGGTGATGATGGTTTTCATATCCTGAACGATCATCACGCGTTCGATGATGTTCTTCAGTTCCCGGACATTTCCTGGCCAGGGATAGTTGAGCAGGGTTTGAGCCGCTTCCTTGCTGAATCCGGTGACCTTTTTGCCGAATTTATTATTGAATTCCTCCACGAAATATTGGGCCAAGATAATGATGTCCTCGCTTCTTTCCCTTAAGAGCGGGACAAAAATAGGGACGACACTGATACGGTAATAAAGATCTTCGCGAAAGGCGCCTTCGGCAACCATGCGGTTCAAATCACGGTTGGTGGAAAAGATAAAGCGGACATCTATCGGGATGTTATCTGTGCCGCCCAGACGGCGGACATAGCCGTCTTCCAGGACGCGGAGAAATTTTGCCTGCAGCGGCATGGTCATTTCGCCAATTTCATCCAGCAAGAGCGTGCCTCCGGTCGCGTATTCCAGTAGGCCGATTTTCTTTTTCCGGGCGTCCGTAAAAGCGCCCGCCTCGTAACCGAATAACTCGCTTTCCAGCAGCGTTCCGGGAATGGCCGCGCAATTGACATCAACAAAATGTTTGGAACGGCGGTTACTTTGTTTGTGGATTGCCCTGGCCAATAATTCTTTCCCCGTACCACTGGCGCCACGGATCAGGATGCTGGTGTTATGACCGGCAACCTCCTCGATCGTATGAAAAATACTCAGTATTTTATTTGATTTGCCGAGGATATTGTGGAATCCCAGCAGCCTGTCCTCTCTTTCCTTGAGATTGTCCACTTCCGTCTTCAGGGATATTGCCTCCTCGGAAAGCATGGTGTGCAACATGGCGTTGTCGTAAGAAGTGGCGGCATTACTCACCAGGACATCGAGAATTTTGACCTGTTCTTCTGCGAAGCTGCCAGACTCATTGGCCAGGTAGAGAACACCCTGTACCCTTTCTTTGATGCGGATCGGGAAGGCAATTTCCGAGGTATGGTCGCTAAACACCGGCACTGCGGAAGGGAGTAGCGACGACGCCTGCTTCCTGAGCACCATATTGGTGTCCATGGCTTTCTTGATGATGCTTTTTTCGATTTTGCCCTGGTATTCATCAATATTGCCGGGCATAAGCTCACCATTTTCATGGACGAGGCAGGGCTCATCTTTTCTTCCGGGGAGATAAAGCAGGGCCTTGCTTACTTTCATCATCTTAACGGCATTGGTAATCAGAATTCCGGGGATGCGCTCGCTTTGAATGCCACTTAAATTCATTTCCGAGACCGCTTCCTGCAGGACCATCAGTTGGCGTATTTTTTCCGTATCATTTTCAAAAAGCCGGGTATTATAGATGATGATACTCATTTGACTGGCAAAGGTCAAAAGCAGGCTTATTTCTTCCGGGAAGAATTTCGTTTTTTCCTTGCGCCACGCAACAACGGTGCCGATTACTTCGTCGCCAATTTTGAGGGGGGCGCAAAAAATGGAACCCCGGTCATAGATCTTGGTCCGCTTACGGTCTATTTCAGTTACCCGGGGATCTGTGGCCGCATCTTCAATGGCAATCAACTGGCCGGTTTTCGCAACCTTGGCGGGAATGCAGTCGTATTCCTGAATGTCCAGCGCCCGGTCAAAGGCCTCTTTGTCCTCTTCCGGACTGAAATTTTTTACCACGTATGTTTTAAGGTAGCGCTTACTTTTATCAAAAAGGCGAATGATGCCACGATCAAACCCGATTGCCTCTACCAGCTCATCGAGGATTTTGGAAAGCACTTCATCCAGATGGGAGGGGGCGGTCAGAAGTTTGCTGATACTGAAAATGCTTTTGAGCAATTTATCTTTATCCAGGAGCGGAGTGGCAGCACGGCGGGGGTCGTTGGGAATTGAAGTCAAGGTAGTCATAAATCTTTCATGATTCCTTTAGAATCATACTCAGCACGGTCGTCAGTTTGACCGTATCTTCATCAGCTTTTCTCAAGCGTTCGCTTACAATGCCGGCCATATTCAGTAAAATACGATATCCGAATTCAAAATCTGATTCCGCCAGCTTCAAAAAGTCTGCTTTTTTTATTTCGTAAAGGTTACAGTCAGTTACGGCGCGGACGGTGGCGGTCCTCTTCAATTCCTGCAGCAACGCTATTTCTCCAAAGACGGGATGCCGACCGGCGGCATCAAGACGGGTGAAGACCTTGTTCTTATCGGCGCTTTCGTCATCGTCCATACCGGCCAAAATGAGCCTTTTGATTACCTCCACGGTTCCTTGCAGGATAATGTACATGCTGTCGCCCATCTCCCCCTCTTTCATGATTATATCACTTGCGGAAAAGCGGACGGTGCGGCAGATATTCAGAACTTTCCCGATCTGATCGGGCGATAAACCTTTAAAAAGTTCCGTCTCTTGCAAAAGGGGGATATTCATTTCCATTTCAAGGCTCCATTGCTAAATCTTCTGGTGCGGGGGCATGGTCCGGCAAAGCAGAACGGCAAAGTCCTCCCCGCTGATCAAGTATCCGTCTTCCGGATTGATAATTAACCTGGTTTCTTCTTTTTCATGCAAAAATTCCCTATTGGCCTCCTTGAGTTTTTCTCTGATAAAGACATCAATTGCCGAGGAGTCATTTGCCAGGAGATCGTTCAGCCGGACAGATTTTTTTTCCTGCAGAAAACCGATCAGGATGGCCTGCTGCTTTTCACGGTAATAACGAAATAGTTCACCGAAAGTCCTGCCGATAAACTGCCTGGGTATCTCAGCACGCCACAGTTTGTTGCTGTCGCCCAGGGACAGCATGCTGGAAAACAG
This genomic stretch from Deltaproteobacteria bacterium harbors:
- a CDS encoding sigma 54-interacting transcriptional regulator: MTTLTSIPNDPRRAATPLLDKDKLLKSIFSISKLLTAPSHLDEVLSKILDELVEAIGFDRGIIRLFDKSKRYLKTYVVKNFSPEEDKEAFDRALDIQEYDCIPAKVAKTGQLIAIEDAATDPRVTEIDRKRTKIYDRGSIFCAPLKIGDEVIGTVVAWRKEKTKFFPEEISLLLTFASQMSIIIYNTRLFENDTEKIRQLMVLQEAVSEMNLSGIQSERIPGILITNAVKMMKVSKALLYLPGRKDEPCLVHENGELMPGNIDEYQGKIEKSIIKKAMDTNMVLRKQASSLLPSAVPVFSDHTSEIAFPIRIKERVQGVLYLANESGSFAEEQVKILDVLVSNAATSYDNAMLHTMLSEEAISLKTEVDNLKEREDRLLGFHNILGKSNKILSIFHTIEEVAGHNTSILIRGASGTGKELLARAIHKQSNRRSKHFVDVNCAAIPGTLLESELFGYEAGAFTDARKKKIGLLEYATGGTLLLDEIGEMTMPLQAKFLRVLEDGYVRRLGGTDNIPIDVRFIFSTNRDLNRMVAEGAFREDLYYRISVVPIFVPLLRERSEDIIILAQYFVEEFNNKFGKKVTGFSKEAAQTLLNYPWPGNVRELKNIIERVMIVQDMKTIITPEYLPAEIKATATQEKDQFSLYNFSPVLTTEGIDFDAVTERITKDVKEKIIAKAMELSGGNKSKASQLLGISRYKLLRELKKEAFNHL
- a CDS encoding cyclic nucleotide-binding domain-containing protein, with amino-acid sequence MEMNIPLLQETELFKGLSPDQIGKVLNICRTVRFSASDIIMKEGEMGDSMYIILQGTVEVIKRLILAGMDDDESADKNKVFTRLDAAGRHPVFGEIALLQELKRTATVRAVTDCNLYEIKKADFLKLAESDFEFGYRILLNMAGIVSERLRKADEDTVKLTTVLSMILKES